The nucleotide sequence GCCGCGATTTTCCGCCAGGGGCGGCCGATCCGTCCGCAGGGAACCACCATAATCGAAGCCGATGACGAAGTGTTTTTCGTCGCCGCCAGCAACCATATCCGCTCCGTGATGAGTGAACTGCAGCGACTGGAAAAACCCTACAAACGCCTGATGATCGTCGGGGGGGGCAATATCGGGGCCGGTCTGGCCAAACGGCTGGAAAACAGCTACAGCGTCAAGCTGATTGAGCACAACCCGCAGCGGGCGGAAAGCTTATCGGAAATGCTGACCAACACCATCGTCTTCTGTGGTGATGCCTCGGATCAGGAGCTGCTGAGCGAAGAGCATATCGAGCAGATCGATGTCTTCATCGCCGTCACCAACGATGACGAAGCCAATATCATGTCGGCCATGCTGGCCAAGCGCATGGGCGCCAAAAAAGTCATGGTGCTGATCCAGCGCGGCGCTTACGTCGATCTGGTGCAGGGCGGCACCATCGATATTGCGATTTCGCCGCAACAGGCCACGATTTCTGCCTTGCTGACCCATGTGCGCAAAGCCGATATCGTCAACGTGTCCTCGCTGCGGCGCGGCGCGGCAGAAGCGATTGAAGCCATCGCGCACGGCGATGCCAGCACCTCGAAAGTGGTTGGCAAAGCCATCGGGGATATCAAACTGCCGCCGGGCACCACCATTGGCGCCATCGTGCGCGGCGAAGAAGTGCTGATTGCCCACGACCGTACCGTGATTGAACAGGACGACCACGTGGTCATGTTCCTGGTCGACAAAAAGTACATCCCGGATGTAGAACGTCTGTTCCAGCCCAGTCCTTTCTTCCTCTGAGCAGCTATGGTGAATCTTCGTCCGATCATTTTTGTCATAGGGCTGGTCTTGTCCAAGATCGCCCTGTTCATGTACCTGCCCACCCTGCTGGCTTTTCTGACCGGGACAGGCGGCTTCATTGATTTTGCCACCGCGGTCATCATCACCCATATTGTGGCCTTTGCTTGTCTGACATTCGGAAAAGTCACAGATTTCAAGCTCGGGGTCAGGGACATGTTCCTGCTGACCACCCTGGTCTGGACGGTGGCCAGTGCGTTTGCCGCACTGCCCTTTATGCTGATCAACCACATCAGCTTTACCGATGCCTATTTCGAAACCATGTCGGGCATCACCACCACAGGATCAACGGTACTGAGCGGGCTCGATGACATGGCCCCCAGCATCCTCTTGTGGCGCTCAACCCTGCAATGGCTGGGCGGGATCGGCTTTATCGTGATGGGGGTCGCCATTTTGCCGATGCTGAATGTCGGCGGGATGCGCCTGTTCCAGACCGAATCCTCGGACTGGTCGGAAAAAAGCTCGCCGCGCACCAAAAACGTAGCCACCAATATTGTGATTGTTTATCTCAGCCTGACGGCGATGTGCATTCTCGGTTTCATGGCAGCAGGCATGAACACCTTCGATGCGGTCAATCATGCGTTCACCACCTTATCCACCGGGGGCTATTCCACCTCAGACGGCTCGATGAACCATTTCTCGCCAGCCGCGCACTGGGTAGCCATAGTGTTTATGTTTGCCGGCGGACTGCCGTTCTTGCTCTTTGTACAGATGCTACGCAAAAGGCAGCCAGCGTCATTACTGCGGGATGCGCAGGTCCGGGGATATACAGTCACGATACTGATCGTCAGCCTGATGGTGGCCCTCTGGCTGTGCTGGCAGGATGGCTATGACTTCAGTCATGCCATTCGGGTCGCCATGTTCAATATCGTTTCCGTGGTCACCACGACAGGGTTCGGACTGGAAGATTTTACCGCCTGGGGCGCGTTTCCGACCGTGGTATTTGCCTTCATGATGCTGGTCGGAGGCTGCTCAGGATCGACCGCCGGCGGCTTCAAAGTCTTCCGTTTTCAGGTTGCCATCGCCTTACTGCGCAAACAGCTGATGCAACTGATTCATCCGTCCGGGGTGTTTATTCAGCGGTATAACCAACGGCCGGTGACAGATGCGATTGTCCGCTCTGTGGTGGCCTTCGCCCTGACCTTCATCATGACCATCATCATTATTGCCGCTTTACTGGCAATGCTGGGACTCGACCCCATCACCAGCATCAGCGGCTCAGTGACCGCCGTGGCCAATGTGGGGCCGGGCATGGGCACGATTATTGGCCCGACAGGTAATTTCGCCGCCCTGCCGGATGCCGCCAAATGGATTCTCAGCCTTGGCATGCTGATGGGCCGGTTAGAGATCCTGACCGTACTGGTACTGGCATTTCCGGCTTTTTGGAAAAACTGATCGGAAGCACATAGCCGGGTTAACCCGGCAGCCCGGCCGTTGGTGTCACGTACCAGTAAATCGCCAGAAAATGGCACACCGTGCCGCCCAGCACAAACAGGTGCCAGATGGCGTGATTGTAGGGGATTCGGTGATTGACGTAGAACAGCACGCCAAGGGAATACACCACACCGCCCACAGCCAGCCAGATCAGCCCGGCCGTCGACATCGCCATCGCCAGCGGATACACGGCCACCAGCGACAACCATCCCATCGCCAGATAGATCATCAGAGACAAGCGCTTGAAGTGGTAGATAAACACCACTTTGAACATGATGCCCAGCAAGGCGACCGTCCAGATCACAGCCATCAACGTCAGTGCCAGCGGTGTCCGTAGGGTAATCAGCAAGAATGGGGTATACGTCCCGGCGATCAGCAGATAGATCGCGCAGTGATCCAAGGTTTTCAAAACGCGCTTAGCCCGCTCAAACGGAATGGCGTGATACAGGGTAGACGCAAGATACAATAAAATGATGCTGGCGCCATAAATGCTCAGACTGGCCACACTGAGCGCATCGGCATTCACCTCCACTGCCCGCATCAAGAGCATCACCAACGCGACGATGCCGAAAATCATCCCGGCGCCGTGGCTGAGGCTGTTGGCGGTTTCCTCGGCTGCCGTGTAAGTGGTTTTTTGTGGTTCGACCATGAAAGCTATCCGTTGTCTTCTGTACTTTCCAGCAGTATGGCACAGTTTAGCTTACACGTGTAAGCTGAATTTTATGACGCTCAGATGACGAGATTGTTTGCTTCATTCATGAGTGATCGCTCAGAGATCATCGACCTGCTCCAGATACCTCAGTACCCGTTCCCCGGCTTCTGACGGAGACAAATTCAGCGGCACACTGAGCTGGCGTTTGAGCTCGCTGCTGCCAAGCAGACCAGACAATAATCCGCCCACCCCACGCTGACGGCGATCAATCGAAAACCACAACCTGAGACAATCGTCATCACGCTGAGTGATCAGCTCCAGTTCACGCCAACGGCCATGAAAGGGGCCAGACACAGGCACAAACTCAAACACCTGCACAAAGGGCAGCTCAAAACCACGCACTGCTTCACACTCCACCTGCAATATACGCAGTCCGGCATGCTCGAGGGCGGTAAACACGCCATCCAGCAACCGATCCGGCCGCACGGTCAGAGCGTCTTTATCTTTGGGATCCAAGGCCGAGGGCACATCCAGGTGCGTTTCCAGCCACACGCCCGAGTAGCCGATAGTGATCGGGGTGTTGAGCGGTAATTCGAACTGACAGTCAAACTGACGCTCTTCTCCGGCCCCCAGCGTAAAAGCCTGCGGCAATTGCCACTGGGCCAGAGTGTGCGTCCGGGTGACTTTTTCCATCCGCCGCTCGCTGTCACCCCGGCTGACCGCCTGCTCGTCCTCAAAGCTGCAGCACAGATACACATGCACATTATCCACCGCCTGTGCGACTTTTCCGCCTTTGACCTCAATCCGAACAGGCAGAGCCTGACCCGGGATCAGCACTTCAGTTTCCAGCACTGTCTCGACTCTGGCGCCCCCCAGGCCTAAGCTGGCTAATGTTCTGTGAAAAAGCGACATCATGGCTCCTTGTCCGTCGTCATCCATTGTGAGTATGAAACCAGTTTATATAGCCAACTTGGGTTCAGCAAGGGATGGACGAAAACCAACCGGGTTTGGGTTCTGCCATCAGCGTCTGGTATAATCCACACGAAAAGTAAGCTTAACAAAGGAACCTGACCATGGCTGAGCACCGTATCACTGAACTGCTGACACTGCTCCGGCCATACTGGCAGCAGTATCCGGACTTAAACCTGAGCAGCGTTCTGGCACAGCTGGCCAGTGAGGCCGGCTTTCAGGGGTCGCTGGCTGAAGTGAGCGATGATATGCTGATTTACCAGCTGAAAATGCGACAGGAAAAGCCAGAGGCCATGATTCCGGGCCTGGCGAAAGACTGTGAGCCCGACTTCAAAACCGCCCTGCTCAAAGCCCGAGGGATCATCAAATAACCCCCAAAAACCTTAAGCGCATTTTTTGAGCGAGGTAGAATATTCAACCAGTTAGATACGATATAATCCGAGCTTATTACTATCAGGAGCAATCGCACCTGAATTTATGATTGCCCAGGCGATGCACCCGGGCACACCTGCCAGCGTAGAGACTGGCTAGCCCAAGGAATGCAATGCCATGAGCCAAGAGAGAATCAAAATCAAGGATGTCACTCCCAAAGAGTACAATCCGAAGACCCACAAAGGCGGCGACGACCGCTTCAACCCGAGCAACCGGATTTATGTGCGGGCCATGAAAGGGGTTTATCAGCAACTGCGCCAGCGGATGGGGTGGTTGATGATGGGCCTGTTCCTGATACTGCCGTGGATCACCTACAACGGCAGGCAGGCGATTTTGCTTGATATCGGCCGCCAGCAGTTCAACATTTTCGGCACCACCTTCTGGCCTCAGGATCTGATGTTACTGGCCAGCCTGCTGATGGTCGCGGCCTTTGCGCTGTTTTTTGTCACCACTTTTCTCGGCCGGGTCTGGTGCGGTTACATGTGCCCGCAAACAGTCTGGACCTTCATCTACATCTGGTTCGAGGAAAAGCTGGAAGGGCCGGCCAACAAGCGCCGTACTCAGGACAGCAAGGCACTGACCTCCGAACTGATTGTGCGCAAAACCCTCAAGCACATTGCCTGGCTGCTGGTCGCCCTGATCAGCGGTCTGACCTTCGTCGGCTATTTTCTGCCAATCCGTGAATTAGTTCCCGGTTTCTTCACCTTCAGTGCCAGCTTTCTGGCCGTGTTCTGGGTGCTGTTCTTCACCTTCTGTACCTATGGTAACGCGGGCTGGATGCGCTCTATCGTCTGCATTCACATGTGTCCGTATGCCAGATTCCAGTCCGCCATGTTCGACAAGGACACCTATATCGTCGGCTATGATGCGGCCCGGGGTGAGAAGCGTGGCCCGCGCTCGCGCAAAGCCGATCATAAAGCACAGGGGCTGGGTGACTGTATCGACTGTAACCTCTGCGTGCAGGTGTGCCCGACCGGCATTGATATCCGGGACGGCCTGCAGTATGAGTGCATTAACTGCGGTGCCTGTGTGGATGC is from Photobacterium sp. TLY01 and encodes:
- the ccoG gene encoding cytochrome c oxidase accessory protein CcoG, giving the protein MSQERIKIKDVTPKEYNPKTHKGGDDRFNPSNRIYVRAMKGVYQQLRQRMGWLMMGLFLILPWITYNGRQAILLDIGRQQFNIFGTTFWPQDLMLLASLLMVAAFALFFVTTFLGRVWCGYMCPQTVWTFIYIWFEEKLEGPANKRRTQDSKALTSELIVRKTLKHIAWLLVALISGLTFVGYFLPIRELVPGFFTFSASFLAVFWVLFFTFCTYGNAGWMRSIVCIHMCPYARFQSAMFDKDTYIVGYDAARGEKRGPRSRKADHKAQGLGDCIDCNLCVQVCPTGIDIRDGLQYECINCGACVDACNQTMDKMGYPRDLITYTTEHKLEGKKTHIMRPKLIGYGVVMLAMFGLMAYLVVSVQPMGLDVIRDRNQLFRINTEGLVENTYTLKILNKTQQDATYQLQVEGLDNAQWYGPQQVNVNAGEVFTLPISLGVDPYELERPIVDIRFIMEQQGSEETRRLVTDSRFIGELR
- a CDS encoding TrkH family potassium uptake protein, which encodes MVNLRPIIFVIGLVLSKIALFMYLPTLLAFLTGTGGFIDFATAVIITHIVAFACLTFGKVTDFKLGVRDMFLLTTLVWTVASAFAALPFMLINHISFTDAYFETMSGITTTGSTVLSGLDDMAPSILLWRSTLQWLGGIGFIVMGVAILPMLNVGGMRLFQTESSDWSEKSSPRTKNVATNIVIVYLSLTAMCILGFMAAGMNTFDAVNHAFTTLSTGGYSTSDGSMNHFSPAAHWVAIVFMFAGGLPFLLFVQMLRKRQPASLLRDAQVRGYTVTILIVSLMVALWLCWQDGYDFSHAIRVAMFNIVSVVTTTGFGLEDFTAWGAFPTVVFAFMMLVGGCSGSTAGGFKVFRFQVAIALLRKQLMQLIHPSGVFIQRYNQRPVTDAIVRSVVAFALTFIMTIIIIAALLAMLGLDPITSISGSVTAVANVGPGMGTIIGPTGNFAALPDAAKWILSLGMLMGRLEILTVLVLAFPAFWKN
- the trkA gene encoding Trk system potassium transporter TrkA yields the protein MKIIILGAGQVGGTLAENLVGENNDITIVDSNPERLRELQDKYDLRVVQGYASHPRTLRDAGAQDADMLVAVTNSDETNMIACQIAFSLFNTPNRVARIRSPEYLKEKHQLFHTDAVPVDHLIAPEELVTGYIERLIAYPGALQVVGFADNKVGLVAVKAYYGGPLVGNALSALREHMPHVDTRVAAIFRQGRPIRPQGTTIIEADDEVFFVAASNHIRSVMSELQRLEKPYKRLMIVGGGNIGAGLAKRLENSYSVKLIEHNPQRAESLSEMLTNTIVFCGDASDQELLSEEHIEQIDVFIAVTNDDEANIMSAMLAKRMGAKKVMVLIQRGAYVDLVQGGTIDIAISPQQATISALLTHVRKADIVNVSSLRRGAAEAIEAIAHGDASTSKVVGKAIGDIKLPPGTTIGAIVRGEEVLIAHDRTVIEQDDHVVMFLVDKKYIPDVERLFQPSPFFL
- a CDS encoding hemolysin III family protein, encoding MVEPQKTTYTAAEETANSLSHGAGMIFGIVALVMLLMRAVEVNADALSVASLSIYGASIILLYLASTLYHAIPFERAKRVLKTLDHCAIYLLIAGTYTPFLLITLRTPLALTLMAVIWTVALLGIMFKVVFIYHFKRLSLMIYLAMGWLSLVAVYPLAMAMSTAGLIWLAVGGVVYSLGVLFYVNHRIPYNHAIWHLFVLGGTVCHFLAIYWYVTPTAGLPG
- a CDS encoding sporulation protein, which gives rise to MSLFHRTLASLGLGGARVETVLETEVLIPGQALPVRIEVKGGKVAQAVDNVHVYLCCSFEDEQAVSRGDSERRMEKVTRTHTLAQWQLPQAFTLGAGEERQFDCQFELPLNTPITIGYSGVWLETHLDVPSALDPKDKDALTVRPDRLLDGVFTALEHAGLRILQVECEAVRGFELPFVQVFEFVPVSGPFHGRWRELELITQRDDDCLRLWFSIDRRQRGVGGLLSGLLGSSELKRQLSVPLNLSPSEAGERVLRYLEQVDDL
- a CDS encoding YihD family protein, which gives rise to MAEHRITELLTLLRPYWQQYPDLNLSSVLAQLASEAGFQGSLAEVSDDMLIYQLKMRQEKPEAMIPGLAKDCEPDFKTALLKARGIIK